CCGCGAACTTGACCACGACGCGCCCCTTCTCGCGGCCGACTGTGACATAGCGCACCTTGGCGTCACGCAATTGGGTGCGGATGTCCTCCACATAGCGCTCCAGCGACTGGTCCAGGGCGGCGTCCATGTCCACGTCGATCAGCACATAGATGCCACCGCGCAGGTCCAGCCCCAGATTCATCGGCCGCAGGCCCAGCGCGCGCACCCAGCGGGGCAGGTCGGCGGACAGGGTCAGGGCGCTGCGGTAGCGGTCGGAGAGGGTGTTCTCGATCGCCTCCTCGGCGTGCAACTGGTCCCCGGAACTGGCGAACCGCAGCAGGAGTTTGCCGCCGGCCAGGGTATCGATGCGCTTGACCGGGACCTGGGCGGCCTCCAGGGCGGCGCGGATCTCCCCGGCCGTGGCCTCGGTCACATGGCCCCCACGGACGGCCGCGACCTCGATGGAGGGGTCCTGAGAGAAGATGTTCGGCAAGGCCAGCACCAGGCCGGTCAGGACGATGCCCAGGATCAGCAGGTTTTTCCACAGGGGATATTGGTTCATCGCACTTCCAATCGCTCAGGCGGCAGACAGGGTCGCGGGGAGTCGGGGGGCGGCCACCGGCGGCCCCGACCTGAAATCAGGGGATCGACCCGCTCAGAGGTCCTTCAGGGAACCCTTGGGCAGCACGGCATCGACGGCCGCACGGCGAACCTTGACCTGGGTGCCCTCGGCGATCTCCACCAGCACGAAGTTGTCGCCCAAGTCGGTGACACGCCCGGCGATACCGCCCAGGGTGAGCACCTCGTCACCCTTGGTCAGCCCGTCGACCATCCGCTTGTGCTCCTTCTGGCGCTTGGACTGGGGGCGGATCAGCAGGAAATAGAAGACGACCGCGAACAGCACCAAGGGCAGCAGGGTGAACAAGGGGTCCGACATGGACCCGGCGCCGGCGGCCGCGGCCTGGGCGTTTGCATCGGAAATCAAGAAGCTCATGGGGGTTTCCTGGTGGTTACCGGATGTTTGTAAGAGGCCGGGCCGGCACGCGACCGGCCGCAACCCGGGCAAAAACAGCCCCGCATTATAGCGCACTCACCCCGGGGCCGCTGCTCGCGGCGCACGCAGGTCCCGAAACTCGGCGATAAACCCCTCGAGCGTCCCCGCCGCGATGGCGTCGCGCAGCCCCCGCATCAGGGCCTGATAATAGTGCAAGTTATGAATGGTATTGAGCCGGGCGCCCAGGATTTCGTGACATTTATCCAAGTGATAGAGATAGGCACGGCTGTAGTTGCGGCAGGTGGTGCAGTCGCAGCGGGGGTCGAGCGGGCCCTCGTCGGTGCGGTGGACGGCGTTGCGGATCTTGACCGTGCCCTGGTGGGTGAAGAGCCAGCCGTTGCGGGCATGGCGGGTCGGCATGACGCAATCGAACATGTCGATGCCGCGGCAGACCGCGGCCACGATGTCCTCGGGGGTGCCGACCCCCATCAGGTAACGGGGTCGATCCGCCGGCAACCGATCCGCCAGGAAATCCAGCACCCGCAGCCGGTCCGCCTCCGGCTCGCCCACCGAGAGCCCGCCGATCGCGTAGCCGTCGAAGCCGATCTCCACGAGCCCGGCGAGCGAGCGCTCGCGCAGCGACTCGTGCATCCCGCCCTGGACGATGCCGAACAGGGCCGCGGGGTTGTCGGCGTGCGCCGCGCGCGAGCGGGCGGCCCAGCGCAGCGACAGTTCCATGGAGGCGCCGGCCGTGTCGAAATCGGCCGGGTAGGGCGTGCACTCGTCGAAGATCATGACGATATCCGAGCCCAGGGCGCGCTGAACGGCCATGGACTCCTCCGGCCCCAGGAACACCGGGCTGCCGTCCACCGGGGAGCGGAAGCGCACCCCCGCCTCGGTGATCTTGCGCAGTTCACCCAGGCTGAAGACCTGGAAACCGCCGGAGTCGGTGAGGATCGGCCCCTCCCAATGCATGAAGCGGTGCAGGTCCCCGCAGCGGCGGATCACCTCCACCCCGGGGCGCAGCATCAGATGAAAGGTGTTGCCCAGCACGATCTGCGCCCCCAGGGCGATCAGCTCCTCCGGGGTCATGGCCTTCACCGTGCCGTAGGTGCCGACCGGCATGAAGGCGGGGGTCTCCACCACTCCGCGCGGGAAGGACAGGCGGGCGCGGCGGGCCAGATCCTGAGTGGCGAGCAGGTCAAATTCCATTGTGTTTCTTCGCCTTCATTTGCGGACTCATGCCCTCTTTAGGAACCAATGCGTCGTGATCAGCGTCGTGCCTGAGCAACCGCGCCCAGGCTCGGAATGCGCCGCCAGAGCCCGAAGGGGCCTGACATACCAGCCCAGGGCAACGCCCTGGGTGGTGCGCGAGAGAGTGTCCAGCCCTGAAAGGGCGTGACATAAGGCCGCCCCGCCGAGTGCTCGGCTCACCTTAAGCGTCATCCGCGGACGGCCTACCGCCTCCCGAGATGTCGAGCCAAGCGGCGAGTTGGTGCAAATCGGTAATGGTCAGGGTCGGCGGGGCCAGGTCGTCCGGCCAAGTGCGCCCCAGGCGGTTGATCCAGATCGCCTCGATCCCGATGCAGCGCGCCGCCTCCACGTCCAGGTAGGGCTCGTCACCGACGTGCAGGCACTCCCCGGGGCCGGTACCGGTAAGACGCAGGGCGAGATCGAAGACGATCGGGTCCGGCTTGGCCGCCCCGGCCCGGGCGGCGGTGATGTGGTGGTGGAAGAGACCGGCGAGCGGGGTGAGTTCCGGGTCCGCGTTGCCGTTGGTGATGGACACCAACTGGTAGTCCGCCGCCAGGCGCCGCAGCACCGGCGCCGCGTCCGGGAAGGGCTCGATGCGGTTGCGGTGCGCCATGAAGACCGCCAGGGCCTGCTCGCCCAACCGCCCCGCCAGGTCCGGCGGGTAGCCCAGCCCCTCCAGCAGGGACACGATCGACAACTGCCGGGCCAAACCCAGATCGTGGGCGATCCCCGGGCGCTCCGCCATCAGCCGGGAGCGGTGCTCGCGCAGTGACTGGCGGTCATGGAGCGCGGCCAGGCGCGGCGCGTGCCGGGCGAGCCAGTCCAGCAACGCCTCCTCGGCGGCGCGGATCACCGGCTCGCAGGGCCAGACGGTGTCGTCGAGATCCAGGGTAATCAGACGAAAGCGGGGTTGGAGCATCGGATGGAATCGCGCGGTGGGGGCGCCCATTGTGCCAGTCGGCGGCGGGGTGCGGCCAGCCGTCGGTTGAATTCGGTGCGCCGCACCGGCACCTGACGCTCAACTGCAAGACAACGAGGACACGACGATGGCGAGCGAGACCGCAACCCTGGGCGGCGGCTGTTTCTGGTGCGTCGAGGCCGCCTTTCTGGATCTCAAGGGCGTCACCGCGGTCGTCTCCGGCTACGCCGGCGGACCCCAGCCCAACCCCACCTATAAGCAGGTCTGCACCGGCAGCACCGGCCACGCGGAGGTCGTCCAGGTGACCTTCGACAACGCAGCGATCGACTACCGGACCATCCTGGAGGTCTTCTTCACCGTCCACGACCCCACCACGCTCAACGCCCAAGGGGCCGACGTGGGGACCCAATACCGCTCCGTCATCTATTGGCACACGGATGCGCAGCGCGAGACCGCCCTCGCGGTCATTGCCCAACTGACCCGCGACGGCGTCTGGCCCAATCCGATCGTCACCGAGGTCGCCCCGCTCCCGACCTTCTATCCGGCCGAGGACTATCACCAGGACTATTACCGCCGCAACCCCTACCAGGGGTATTGCCAGGCGGTCATCTCACCCAAGCTTGGCAAGCTGCGGCAGAAACATCGGGAATTGCTGGTGGCCTGAAGCCCCAGGAGTCCAAGGCTTCAGCCTTGGCGGGGCTCGGAGATGGATCGGGTGCTGTCCCGGTTCTCCCGCAGCGAGGCAAGAAACCCAGGCAGTGCCGCAGCCCCGTTCGGCAGGATCGTCTTACACGGTTGCGGGACCCTGTAGCTGCGTCACAGCAGCGGGCCGCGAGACGAGCAAGGAACGACGATCTCACGCATACTTGCCCCTATGTTCCTCGTAAAGGAGATGACGCCATGATCAAACACGCCAGACTGGAGGCCAGGGTTACCCCGGAAACGCACACCCTACTGAAACGGGCGGCCGAGATTCAAGGGCAGACGGTCTCCGACTTCGTCGTCGCGGCGGCCCGTGAGGCGGCGATGCAGGCGATCGAGCGGGAGGAGATCATCCAACTCTCCGCGGAAGGTCAGCGGCGTTTCGCCGCCGCGCTGATCGAGCCGCCGCCCCTTGCGCCGGCACTGGAACGTGCCATCGTGCGGCATGCCGACCTGGTGGGTCCGCTTGAGTAAGCCGCCGGTCTGCATCGAGCCGCTGGGTCGTCAGGATCGCAGCGGCTTTGATTGCGGTGCCAAGCCGCTCGATCTGTATTTCCGTACCCAAGTCTCCCAAGATATCCGCCGCCGCCTCACAGCATGTTATGTGGCCATCGCGCAGGACAGCGGCCGGGTCGCCGGCTTCTATACCCTTTCCGCCGGCCAGGTCCCGCTCCCCAGTCTGCCTCCCGACTTGCGGAAAAAGCTGCCGCGTTATCCCGCCGTCCCGGTCGTGCGGCTGGGGCGTTTGGCGGTGGACAGAGACTTCACCGGGCGCGGATTCGGCGCCGCACTCCTTGTCGATGCCATCAAGCGGGTCTTGAGTTCCGACATTGCAGCCTTCGCGATCCTGGTCGACGCCAAGGATGCACCGGCTTGTGCCTTCTATCGACATCACGGGTTCATCGACCTGGTCGAACCAGACAGCACCCTGGTCATGCCGCTGGCGGGGGTCGCGCGGCGACTTGACCTTTCCTTGGGCTAAACGGCGGCGTCAGTTCCGTTCATGGACCTGGGGCACCTCCGGCGAGACAAGATGCTCAATTAAATTATTTTCCGACGCCGGACTTAATCGAGCCGGAGAGTAAGCCGGGTTCTCATCGCGGGTTAGACAGACGTTGGTGTTCTCTGTTGCCGCCTGGTTTCCCGGCGGTGCCACAATATCTCTGCCATACAACGATTCGTTCCCGGCTCCTCGCAGAACCGGACTTGGAGTGTTACACCATCCGGCTCCCAGTTTGAGTCTTCCACCAAGGGATGGGATATAGGTCATGTAGAATCCTGGCTTTGGGGAACAGGGGGCGGATGTACGCAGTAAAATGCTTCCATGTCAGCGACCGACGCTGGCTGCGCCGATTGAGCCATTTGAACAACAGGCCCGCGGCCGCGTAAAGATAGGCCCCCAGACCTCGGCTATTACCGCTGACGCCATAGTACTGAATGTGACCGCGCGTATGCCGGACAAAGAATGCCAGCATGGCCTTGCCGCCTTCCGCGCGTAAACGCCGCAGATGCTCATTCAGCAACTTGAGCTTTTTGTGCATCCGTTTGGCATCGGTTTTGCGCCCGACCACGAAACGCCCCCGCCGACTCCGCCCAACGTAGTGGGTAAAGCCGAGGAAGCTGAAGGTCCGTTCTCCGTGTGGCCTGACAACGGCTTCGCCCAGGCACTGGCTACCGAAGCGCAACAGCGCGGTCTTGGTCGGCTCGATTTCCAAGTCGAACTCGGCGAGCCGTTCGGTCATCGCCCCGAGGAAGGCCCGAGCGTCGGCTTCTTGCTCGAAACAGGCGACGTAGTCGTCCGCGTAGCGGATCAGGTAGGCGTTGCCCGCGCAGTTCACTGCAAACCGTTTCTCGAACCAGAGGTCGAGCACATAGTGCAGGTAGATGTTGCTCAGCACGGGCGAGACCAGCCCCCCCTGTGGGGCGCCTGCATCACTCGCCGTAAACGCCCCGTCTTCCATGATGCCGGCCTTCAGAAAGCGCCGCACGATCCGCAGGAAGTTGGGATCGGCGATGCGATGTTCCAGGAAGCGCATTAAGTGGGTGTGCGAGAGGTGGTCGAAGAAGCCTTTGATATCGGCCTCAACCACCCACTGCGTTCGCCCGTTGGTGATGACGTCCGCCATCCGCCGCAGCGCATCGTGCGCGCTGCGCTCCGGGCGAAAGCCATACGAGCAGTCGCAGAACTCGGGTTCCCAGATCGCCTGCAAGATTTGGCTGAGCCGATCTTGGACCAGGCGGTCCTCGAAGCTCGGCACCCCGAGCGGGCGATACCGCCCGTCCCCCTTAGGGATGTAGGTGCGCCGTACTGGCAGTGGCTGGTAGCCCAGTTGGCGTATCCGTGCCGACAGGTCCGTCAGTCGCGCCCCCACGTCCTGTGCGTAGTCGTCTTTCCTTATCCCATCGACTCCAGGCGCCTTGCGTCCGTCTTGTCGCCCGAAGCTCGCGCTCAGTCCCGCGGGGTCAAACAGCAACCCCATCAGGGAGGTGAACCGCGTGTGCGGTTCTTCGAGCGCCATCAGTGTGAAACGCTCAAGTTTGGTTGTCACGGTCAGAATCCTCTCGGCGTAGGGCCGTGTATCACTCTTGCGTTATCTCAAACCGCTACCCCTTCGCTCCGCCCGCATTACCGGGAATCAACGCTACTATAGATAGCTCCGACTTCCGCGCACCGCCGCCCGCGTCCTCGCTGTTTAGACTTGTTCGCGGGTGCCCGCCTCCGGCGAGCCGATACTCGGATCTCCTCGGTTACCGCGTACTCTCAATGTCAGGCTCGACATGGCCTAGGACCCCGGGGAGTACCCGTATCGCTGGCCGTGGCGCAATACGGATTGTTGCCTGCGAGCGGGCCAAAACCCTCGGCACTCTCCGACCAAAATTTTCGGGGCTCAACACCTTCAAGGTCGGCTCCACCCGTTACCTTTACACCTCGCCTGCTTTCGTGCCTACACATCGACACGCCCGTTACCGTGCGTGCCGCAAGGCTCGATACTGGGCTCGCGGCTCACGATTACCCAGGTGGGATTTGCACCCACTAGATTACGCGACATTGCCAAGCCGCACTGGCCCCCTTTCGCCGCTTGTAGTAAGCTGTCCGTCTGTCGCTTCGACCATCGCAGGCATGACAGCGTGCTGATTTATCTCGACATCTGCTGCTTCAACCGGCCCTTCGACCAGCAGACTCAAACGCTGGTGCGGTTGCAGACGGAGGCAAAATTGGCGGTGCAGCGCGGCGTGCGGGACGGTCAACTGGAACTCGCGTGGTCGGCTGTGCTGGACCTGGAAAATGCCGGCAACCCCGACGCCGAGCGGGCCGGGGCAATCGCGCTCTGGCGCGATCTTGCGGGGGTCGATGTTCCCACGACCCCGGAGGTCGAAGCCCTTGCCGAAGCCATCGCCGCACGCGGCGTTAAGGCGATGGACGCACTGCATGTGGCGAGCGCTATCAAGTCTGGCGCGACTTGGCTGTTGACAACTGATCTAAAGCTGATCCGCAAGATGCAAGGCGACGATCGCATCGTCGTTGCGGATCCGATCGACTTTATCCGACACTGGCGAGAGGATAACGATGAAAACCGAGTCTGAGCTGAAACTGGCCGGGGTCCGGGCGCTGATCGCCGCGCTCGGCCCGGTGGATGCCGAACGCTTTATCGCAGCCATGCATCGGGAACCATTCGATTACACCCGCTGGAGAGGCGACCAATGGCAGGATGCGACCGTCGCTGGGCTGGCGGAGCAGGCGCGGGCGCTGCGGGCGCGGGTCGCGACACCGGACTGAGGTTCGTTCGGTGTCCGCGCCCGGAACTCGCTATAATGGACAGACTTCCTGTCCAATTCACCCCGGGCTCGCCATGATCGAAACCACCTACAGCCAGGCGCGCGAGCAACTGAAGACGCTGATGGATCGCGCGGTCGACGACCGCGAGGTGATTGTGGTCCGACGCCGCAGCGGCGATGCCGTCGCCATCATCGCGGCCGACGAGTTGGAGAGCCTGACGGAGACGGCGCACCTGCTGCGCTCGCCGAGGAATGCCGAGCGCCTGCTCGCCGCGCTGGCCAGTGCCCGCCAGGGCGCAGGCGAGCCCATGTCGGTCGAGGCGCTCGCTCAGACGGTGGGCCTTGAAGACTGAGCCGCCGCGGCTCGCCGTCTTTCAGCCGGGTTTCATCGAGGATTTGCACTACTGGGTCGCCACAGACCGCCGCACGGCAAAGCGCCTGCTTGAGCTGGTGCAGGCCGCGTTACGAGAGCCCTTCGCGGGTATCGGCAAACCGGAGCCGCTGAACAATCTGGGCGGGGATGTCTGGTCGCGCCGCATCACCGCGGAGCACCGCTGCGCCTACCTGGTCAAGCATGACCGCGTCGAGTTTCTTCAAGGGCGATTCCACTACTGACGGCCTGGGAGCGGCGAGTTGAGAGATAAGGGGCCTAGCTCTATTAAATTCGGGCCGAATCAAAGTCGCCTGCGTCCGATGGATTTAATTGAGCTTGGCAGCTTTTCGTGCGCACCTTTTCGTGCTAGTCACCCGCACGGTGTAGATTTGAAATGCTCCGCAGTTGCCGAAAAGGCAGAAAACTCTTCGCCTTACGGGCTGTTAGGAGCGCCGCAACTGCCGAATCTAGGCTAACGCGTTCCGGCATGGCGCAGTAACTGCGCCATCGCTTCGCTACCAGACTGCTCTGCCATCATCAGCGCTGTGGTGCCGTCACTAGTTTCCGCGTTCACGTCGGCCTTTGCGGCGAGCAGCGCCTGCACGACTGTCAGGTCATCGTTACGCACTGCCGCCAGCCGCGCGATATCCAGGTCGTAGTACCTACGCGCTGCTGCTAAACCCCGCCTAGCATGGGATGCGTAGTTTTTCCTCTTCCGGATCGAGGCTCGTTCGGGTCCAAAGCCGGTCGGCGATCGCAAACGGCTCGAGGTTGATCGTCTTCGCAAAGTCGCGCACGCGCGTGATCAGTTCCTCGGCGGTGGCGTGACAGTGATGATAGGTGACATCCTCGCGCAACCAGCGCCACAGGGCTTCGACCGGCATGAAATCAGGGCTATAACTGGGTAGCGGCAGCAGCGTGATGGCCAGTTCCGCGGCCAGCGCCACCACGGCGCCAGCGCGGTGATAAGACGCCCCATCCCAGCTCAGGACGATCTCGCGGGTCGGCTCGCATTCACGCAGCCGGTGCAAGACCGTCAGCGTGTGATCGGTGTTGCCGCGGGGGAAATCCCAGATCGCCACCTGGCCGTGGTTGTAGAAATACAGGCCGTAGAAGCTCACCTTGGCCGACAGGCCAGGGGTGTGGGAGCCGACCCACAGACGCTCCCCGACCGGCGCCCAGCCATACCCCAGATCGGCTTCTTGATGGATGTGGGCTTCATCCACATAGACGATTAACGGCGGTTCGTCCTTCAGGGTGCGTGCCAACAGCGCTTGCAGTTGCACGACGAAAGCCTCGCGCGCGGCGGTCGTGGCACGGTTGAGCAGCGCCTTGGCCTTTTTCCAGGAAAATCCGAGGCGTTTGAGCGCCTGGCGGAGCGTTTCCCGACTGATTTGATGCCCAAACTGCGTCCCGATCCACGTCACCAGTCGCTTGAGGGTCCAGCGCGGCGGCGCCGTGTGTTGATCAAGCGCGCGGCTTGGTGCCAGTCGCCCGGTCTCCAGGTCCTTGTCCACCGTGGGCGCGGCGGCGGCGGCGAGCCCCGCCCGGAGCAGCGCGTCAAGCGCCTGCTCTTTCACCTGGCAAAAAAAGGGGGTGAGACCACCCGTGTGTTGAAAGACCAGCCCTTCGGGACCGGCGTCGTTATACCAGTGCACCCAACGCATCAGCGTTTGCGCATGGTGCGTCGTGCCCCGCGCAACTGCCGTGATGCCATGTCCCTGCTGGGTCAGTTCGTACAAGGCCAGGAACCGTTCACGGGTGCGCGCATGGGCCGCCATCAACGCTTCAACCCGCAGGTCCTCAGGGGTTTGATTCCACTTGGCGAGATCCAATTTCAGCATACACTTAACGCCTGGCTTTGTAGGTGGCCTCACCGCCTGACGAAATTCCGGGTGCGGGGCTCAACCTTAGCACAAAAACTACACGTTCCGCTCTGGACGCGGTTTAGTACTAGCGCCGTTGCCCCATTATTGGCTCTTGCGTTCACATCAGCATCTGCGGCGAGCAGCGCACGTACCGCCTCCGGGTGGCCATTTTCCGCTGCCAACATTAGCGCCGTTGCACCATTATTCGCCTTTGCATTCACCCCAGCTTGCGCGGCGAGCAGCGCCCGTAGCGCGTCCGCGTTGCCAGTTTCCGCCGCCAGCATCAGAGCCGTTGCACCATTATTGGCTCTTGCGTTCACGTCAGCATCTGCGGCGAGCAGGGCATGTGCCGCCTCCGGGTGGCCATTTTCCGCTGCCAGCATTAGCGCCGTTGCACCATTATTGGCCTTTGCGTTCACCGCAGCTTGCGCGGCGAGCAGCGCCCGTAGCGCGTCCGCGTTGCCACTTTCCGCCGCCAGCATCAGAGCCGTTGCACCACTGTTCGCCTTGGCGTTCACGTCAGCTTGCGCGGCCAGCAGCGCCTGAACTGTTTCCAGGTGACCGCTTTTAGCAGCAAACATCAATGATGTGACGCCCCCCATCGTCTCGTTGACCATCGTCGCGTTTACATCGGCGGCCGCGGTGATTAGCGCATGCACGACTCCCACGTGGCGATTCTGGGCGGCCATCATCAATGCTGTTCCACCATTATTGGTACGCGCGTTTACTTCGGCCCTCGCAGCGAGCAGTGCCGATACCGCATCCAAGCTGCCTTCCTGCGAAGCCATCATCAACGCTGTTCCGCCATTCTTGGCGTGTGCGTTCACTTCGGCCTTCGCGGCGATCAGCGCCTTTACCACCGCTAGGTGGCCTTTCTGAGCCGCCAACATTAGAGCTGTCGCGCCATTATTGGCGCTGGTATTCACGTCGGCCTGTGCCGCGAGCAGCTCCCATACCGTCTCCAGGTGGCCTTCGTGGGAAGCCAGCATTAACGCTGCGACGCCATTAGTCGTTTGGACGTTCACCAGAGCCTTTGCGGCAAGCAGTGCCCGTATCGTATTCAGGTTGCCTTTCTGCGCCGCCACCATCAACGCTGTGAAGCCAAGCGTCGTCTGGACGTTCACCGCGGCTTTCGCGGCGAGTAGCGAACGAACTGCTTCGAGGAGGTCATTTTGCGCCGCCAACATCAACGCTGTTAATCCGTTATTGGCCTCAGCGTTCACATCGGCCTTCGCGGCGAGTAGCGTACGCACCGTCTCCAGATGGCCGTTGCCCACAGCCAACATCAGTGCGGTGATGCCGTCGTCCGTTTTGGCGTTCACCGCAGCCTTCGCGGAGAGCAATGTTTGCACCGTCTCCAAGTAACCATTCTGCGCCGCCAGCATCAGTGGGGTGATACCGTCGTCCATCTTGGTGTTCACCGCAGCCTTCGCGGCGAGTAGCGCTTTCACCGCAGCGGCGTTGCCACTCTCCGCCGCCAGCAGCAACGCCGTGACGCCAGCGGGCGTCGTCATTTCAACTCCGGCTCTCGCGTTGAGCAGAGCCTGTACGACTTCTAGACGGCCATTCTGCGCCGACAGCATTAGCGCTGTCCCATCGTCATTCGCCATCCTAGCGTTGACGTCGGCCTTCGCGGCGAGCAGTGCTTGTACTGTCTCCAGTTGGCCATTCTGCGCTGCGAGCATCAGAGCAGTGATCTCGTTGTCTGTCTTGGCGTTCGCCTCAGCCTTCGCTGTGAGTAGCGCCTTTAGCGTCGCCAGGTGGCCATTCTGCGCCGCTAGCATCACCGCGGTGACACCTTGGTCCGTCTTGGCGTTCACCTCAGCCTTGGCGGCGATTAGCTCTATTACCGCCTCGAGGTGTCCATTCTTCGACGCTAGCATTAGTGCCGTCACGCCGTCGTAAGTCTTTGCATTCACCTCGGCCTTCGCAGCCAGCAGCTTGTTCACCGCTTCTCGGTTGCCTTCTTGCGCCGCTAGCATCAACGGCGTGATGCCGCTGTCAGTCTCGAATTTCGCGACTACATCGGCCTCCGCAACGAATACTATCTCGATCCGTGGAAGATTACCGTCGAAATCTGCTTCCAAGACGAGTTCCTCTTCTGGCGCGCTGGACGCTATACTTGGCAAAGTGCAAACCAGAAGCGCCGACATTGCAATAATTAGCAGGGATTTCGCAAAAAATGTCACCGTCGTTCTCCTGGTCGTTGATGGTGTTCGTTTGGGTGAGTTCCGGGGACAATGTAACTAATTCGTGGGATAAGGGGCCGGATAAGGCGGACAAGGGCGGATAAGGGGCCAGGCTCGAATGGCACTGACTTAAGCTGCGGCATCGACAAATCAGCGACTTACAGGCGAATCGACAAGCAGTCGCTTGAGTGGAAATGGCATTTTCAGGGCTGCTTCCTGGTTCCTGCCTGGTCCGCAACGGTTTTTCGCTCTCTTTATCACATCGTAACCGATTGTTTATGCGATGCTTGTGACTAAGTCAGTGCCATTCGGGCCAGGCTCAATTAATTCTTGAGGGCGAAAGAGAATTTAATCGCGCCTGGTCCATTATCTTCTTTCACAACCTCTCAGACCACTTGCTCGCTCAGTCGAGCACCTGCGCAATGCTGTCCGCCGTCAGGATGCGCTCCGACCAGATCCGCAGGTCGTCGCTGCCGGAGGTCTCCACCCGGCCGCGACAGCGCTGCGCGACGTCCGCGCCGAACCTTTTCTCGATCAGCCACAGGAGCAATGCGGCCTCGCCTTGCCGGACCCCCTGCTGAACCCCCTGCTGGCGCCCCCGCTGGAGCCCCCGCCGAAGGCCCTTCTTGATTCCCGCACGTTCGACAGTCGTGATATAGGGCATCTGCTTGCTCGTCTCAAAGTCGTAGAGGTCTTTGCGAAAGGCGGCCTCGGCCTCCGCGGGTAGCCGGATCATCCAGTCGATGACCCGAAACAGCTCCAGGACCGTGCCGCGGTCGTAGCCGCGATCATACATCAGCCGGATCAAGCCGATGGTTGTAGACGAACATGCGCTGGGCGTTGCGCCGCCTCCGGCTCGCCCTGCACCTCCACATGCACCAGGACCCAAGCGGGACTGCCGTCGCGGCGCGCGACCGCGACCAGCTTGTCCGCGTAGCGCCGGCCGGTCTCGGCATCGCGCACGATGCGCTGCAGCTCCTTGTCCAGAAAGCTATGCCCGCGCGTCCAGTCGATCTCGGCATGGATGTGCGGGAACAAGAGCGCCAGGAAGTCGGGGAAATAGCGCTCCAGCGCCTCCTTCCAGGGGCTGTCGTGGTCGCTGGATGCTGCGGCCTGGTTGCGGTCGGTCATCGGCGGCTCGGGGTCCGATCTGTCTGGGCGGCAGTCTAGCAGTCTGTCGGACTTAACCCGAGAGAAACAGGGAACGTACCACCAAAAGCCGCCCGACGGTCCTCCCCCAGTTCCATCGCTCGCTCAAGCCACGCCGCCAAATACTTCCTCCAAGCTCCCGCACTCCAGCACCCGATCCGCCCAAGCCTCAAGCTCGGCCTCGTCGGCTTGCTCCAGGCGTTGCTCGACCCACGCGGGGAGCGGACCGAAGCGGCGGTTCAGCATCCGACGTAAGAATTTGGTCTCCCCTTTCTGCACGCCTTGCGCCATCCATTGCTCGGTCCAGGTCATGACTCGCTCGGCTAGCATGTCGTTGATCTCCTGCAATTCATTAAGGTTCGGGATCTCAATCCCGGGCAGCCGGGCCGGGAGCAGCACGCGCTTGAGCCAGACGACGAAGGCGCGGCGTAAGCCGTCGTTCTCTGG
The DNA window shown above is from Candidatus Thiodictyon syntrophicum and carries:
- the yajC gene encoding preprotein translocase subunit YajC, whose product is MSFLISDANAQAAAAGAGSMSDPLFTLLPLVLFAVVFYFLLIRPQSKRQKEHKRMVDGLTKGDEVLTLGGIAGRVTDLGDNFVLVEIAEGTQVKVRRAAVDAVLPKGSLKDL
- the tgt gene encoding tRNA guanosine(34) transglycosylase Tgt, which codes for MEFDLLATQDLARRARLSFPRGVVETPAFMPVGTYGTVKAMTPEELIALGAQIVLGNTFHLMLRPGVEVIRRCGDLHRFMHWEGPILTDSGGFQVFSLGELRKITEAGVRFRSPVDGSPVFLGPEESMAVQRALGSDIVMIFDECTPYPADFDTAGASMELSLRWAARSRAAHADNPAALFGIVQGGMHESLRERSLAGLVEIGFDGYAIGGLSVGEPEADRLRVLDFLADRLPADRPRYLMGVGTPEDIVAAVCRGIDMFDCVMPTRHARNGWLFTHQGTVKIRNAVHRTDEGPLDPRCDCTTCRNYSRAYLYHLDKCHEILGARLNTIHNLHYYQALMRGLRDAIAAGTLEGFIAEFRDLRAPRAAAPG
- a CDS encoding HAD family hydrolase, encoding MLQPRFRLITLDLDDTVWPCEPVIRAAEEALLDWLARHAPRLAALHDRQSLREHRSRLMAERPGIAHDLGLARQLSIVSLLEGLGYPPDLAGRLGEQALAVFMAHRNRIEPFPDAAPVLRRLAADYQLVSITNGNADPELTPLAGLFHHHITAARAGAAKPDPIVFDLALRLTGTGPGECLHVGDEPYLDVEAARCIGIEAIWINRLGRTWPDDLAPPTLTITDLHQLAAWLDISGGGRPSADDA
- the msrA gene encoding peptide-methionine (S)-S-oxide reductase MsrA; translation: MASETATLGGGCFWCVEAAFLDLKGVTAVVSGYAGGPQPNPTYKQVCTGSTGHAEVVQVTFDNAAIDYRTILEVFFTVHDPTTLNAQGADVGTQYRSVIYWHTDAQRETALAVIAQLTRDGVWPNPIVTEVAPLPTFYPAEDYHQDYYRRNPYQGYCQAVISPKLGKLRQKHRELLVA
- a CDS encoding DUF1778 domain-containing protein, whose protein sequence is MIKHARLEARVTPETHTLLKRAAEIQGQTVSDFVVAAAREAAMQAIEREEIIQLSAEGQRRFAAALIEPPPLAPALERAIVRHADLVGPLE
- a CDS encoding GNAT family N-acetyltransferase; this encodes MSKPPVCIEPLGRQDRSGFDCGAKPLDLYFRTQVSQDIRRRLTACYVAIAQDSGRVAGFYTLSAGQVPLPSLPPDLRKKLPRYPAVPVVRLGRLAVDRDFTGRGFGAALLVDAIKRVLSSDIAAFAILVDAKDAPACAFYRHHGFIDLVEPDSTLVMPLAGVARRLDLSLG
- the ltrA gene encoding group II intron reverse transcriptase/maturase, yielding MTTKLERFTLMALEEPHTRFTSLMGLLFDPAGLSASFGRQDGRKAPGVDGIRKDDYAQDVGARLTDLSARIRQLGYQPLPVRRTYIPKGDGRYRPLGVPSFEDRLVQDRLSQILQAIWEPEFCDCSYGFRPERSAHDALRRMADVITNGRTQWVVEADIKGFFDHLSHTHLMRFLEHRIADPNFLRIVRRFLKAGIMEDGAFTASDAGAPQGGLVSPVLSNIYLHYVLDLWFEKRFAVNCAGNAYLIRYADDYVACFEQEADARAFLGAMTERLAEFDLEIEPTKTALLRFGSQCLGEAVVRPHGERTFSFLGFTHYVGRSRRGRFVVGRKTDAKRMHKKLKLLNEHLRRLRAEGGKAMLAFFVRHTRGHIQYYGVSGNSRGLGAYLYAAAGLLFKWLNRRSQRRSLTWKHFTAYIRPLFPKARILHDLYPIPWWKTQTGSRMV
- a CDS encoding PIN domain-containing protein; translation: MLIYLDICCFNRPFDQQTQTLVRLQTEAKLAVQRGVRDGQLELAWSAVLDLENAGNPDAERAGAIALWRDLAGVDVPTTPEVEALAEAIAARGVKAMDALHVASAIKSGATWLLTTDLKLIRKMQGDDRIVVADPIDFIRHWREDNDENRV
- a CDS encoding type II toxin-antitoxin system Phd/YefM family antitoxin gives rise to the protein MIETTYSQAREQLKTLMDRAVDDREVIVVRRRSGDAVAIIAADELESLTETAHLLRSPRNAERLLAALASARQGAGEPMSVEALAQTVGLED